In Haemophilus parainfluenzae, one genomic interval encodes:
- a CDS encoding type II secretion system F family protein, producing the protein MAKQKLFYFQAYDQRQQWQKGSLVAQSKQAAQFLLIAKGFSHIRLQQDWQLNQKPKNAEISALLNQLATLLSSAIPLKNALHILQDNCTQLGLHQWLSALIELIESGLPFSQSLEIQGKYLNFQEIQLIQVGEMTGKLAEVCTKIAERRTQSLTLQRKLQKIMLYPAMVLGISLSLTLILLLFVVPQFAEMYGENSAELPTLTAVLLAMSQFLQHHFVALMIACTFAIFMLKMALKHSLWLNQKKNALISRMPIWGNIICLSRLISFSHNLQLMLQSGVALTPALNSFLPKQQTWQTQRTLKGDILLQQEVRSILQWVSQGYPFSESVSSHLFPMEAQQMLQIGEKSGKLALMLRHIADNYQEKLNHQIDLLSQLLEPLMMLIIGSLIGIIMMGMYLPIFNMGSVIQ; encoded by the coding sequence ATGGCAAAACAAAAACTCTTTTACTTCCAAGCCTATGATCAGCGGCAACAATGGCAAAAAGGTAGCCTTGTTGCTCAATCTAAACAAGCCGCACAATTTCTGTTAATTGCAAAAGGTTTTAGTCACATTCGCTTGCAACAAGATTGGCAACTTAATCAGAAACCGAAAAATGCAGAAATCAGTGCTTTATTGAATCAACTGGCTACATTGCTCAGTTCTGCCATTCCATTAAAAAATGCATTACATATTTTGCAAGACAACTGCACACAATTGGGTTTGCATCAGTGGCTTAGCGCCTTAATTGAGTTAATTGAAAGTGGTCTTCCGTTTTCACAAAGCTTGGAAATACAAGGAAAGTATTTAAACTTTCAAGAGATTCAACTTATTCAAGTGGGAGAAATGACAGGAAAACTGGCAGAGGTATGCACTAAAATTGCAGAACGTCGAACACAATCATTAACGCTTCAACGCAAATTGCAAAAAATTATGCTTTATCCTGCCATGGTATTAGGTATTTCGCTTTCACTTACGTTGATTTTATTACTCTTCGTTGTACCGCAATTTGCTGAAATGTATGGCGAAAATTCCGCTGAATTGCCTACATTGACTGCTGTGTTATTAGCCATGTCTCAATTCCTACAACATCATTTTGTTGCGTTAATGATTGCCTGCACTTTCGCTATTTTTATGTTGAAGATGGCATTAAAACATTCCCTTTGGCTAAATCAAAAAAAGAATGCACTAATTAGCCGCATGCCAATTTGGGGCAATATCATTTGCCTTTCTCGCCTAATCAGTTTTAGCCATAACCTCCAATTAATGCTTCAATCCGGAGTGGCATTAACGCCAGCCTTAAATAGCTTCCTCCCCAAACAACAAACCTGGCAAACACAACGTACCTTAAAAGGTGATATTCTGCTACAACAAGAAGTGCGGTCAATTTTACAGTGGGTTTCGCAAGGTTATCCATTTTCAGAAAGTGTCAGTAGTCATCTTTTCCCAATGGAAGCACAACAAATGCTACAGATTGGAGAAAAAAGTGGAAAACTTGCGTTGATGTTGCGTCATATTGCTGATAACTATCAAGAAAAGCTCAATCATCAAATTGATTTACTTTCCCAACTTTTAGAGCCTTTAATGATGCTCATCATTGGTAGTTTAATCGGTATTATTATGATGGGCATGTATCTGCCGATTTTTAATATGGGATCCGTAATCCAATGA
- a CDS encoding prepilin peptidase: protein MMILAFFLLGGLAGIFVWLYIDRFIPNLQQEIYQNYIELYPENSPIFHSEKAAIQSQKCGHICLYFLGFGLSFAVLYYFLQDELFTLWLAITLSLLFVISWLDWHYQLISPTPCLFLFFLGLFGAHQEFSILTLSQSLESAVSFFGIFYIIYHLSKWFYKKEALGRGDYWFALGIGTYLTITHLPLFLFIACLLGIMAYWISRKSVLPFGPFLCLSLIITSAITL from the coding sequence ATGATGATATTAGCCTTTTTCTTATTGGGTGGTTTAGCGGGTATCTTTGTTTGGCTTTATATTGATCGTTTTATCCCCAATCTACAACAAGAAATTTATCAGAACTATATCGAACTTTATCCTGAAAACAGTCCTATTTTCCATAGCGAAAAAGCAGCGATTCAATCTCAAAAGTGCGGTCATATTTGTCTTTATTTTTTAGGGTTTGGACTCAGTTTTGCTGTACTCTATTATTTTCTTCAGGATGAATTATTTACTTTATGGCTAGCGATTACGCTTAGTCTACTGTTTGTTATCAGTTGGCTAGACTGGCATTATCAACTGATTTCACCGACACCTTGCCTCTTTTTATTTTTCCTAGGTTTATTCGGCGCACATCAAGAATTTTCAATTCTGACGCTTTCTCAAAGTTTAGAAAGTGCGGTTAGTTTTTTCGGTATTTTTTATATTATCTATCATTTGTCTAAATGGTTTTATAAGAAGGAAGCGTTAGGCCGTGGCGATTATTGGTTCGCTTTAGGAATCGGGACTTATCTCACCATCACACATTTACCACTTTTCTTATTCATTGCTTGTCTATTAGGCATAATGGCTTATTGGATTTCTCGTAAGTCCGTTTTACCTTTCGGTCCCTTTCTTTGCTTATCTTTAATCATCACCAGTGCAATAACCCTATAA
- the coaE gene encoding dephospho-CoA kinase (Dephospho-CoA kinase (CoaE) performs the final step in coenzyme A biosynthesis.), with translation MTYIVGLTGGIGSGKSTIANLFVELGVPIVDADIVAREVVEKGSPLLAQIAEHFGKSILTEEGELNRAELRKKVFADENEKNWLNHLLHPAIRERMLAQLNSQSAPYTLFVVPLLIENKLTTLCDRILVVDVKPETQLARASSRDHNNIQQIQAIMNAQVSREERLKWADDIISNDAKLPENLPHLKQKVLELHQFYLSESRKKNV, from the coding sequence ATGACTTATATTGTGGGCCTCACTGGCGGCATCGGTAGTGGAAAAAGCACGATTGCAAATCTTTTTGTTGAACTTGGTGTCCCCATTGTTGATGCAGATATTGTGGCAAGAGAAGTGGTTGAAAAAGGCTCGCCGCTACTTGCTCAAATTGCTGAGCACTTTGGTAAATCAATTTTGACTGAAGAAGGCGAATTAAATCGGGCCGAGCTACGAAAAAAAGTATTTGCAGACGAAAATGAGAAAAACTGGCTCAATCATTTATTACATCCCGCTATTCGCGAAAGGATGTTGGCCCAGTTAAACAGCCAGAGTGCTCCTTATACGTTATTTGTCGTCCCATTACTCATTGAAAATAAGCTCACTACGCTTTGCGACCGCATACTTGTTGTCGATGTAAAACCTGAAACTCAGCTGGCTCGTGCGTCATCGAGAGATCATAATAATATTCAGCAAATTCAAGCCATTATGAATGCACAAGTCAGCCGTGAAGAACGATTAAAATGGGCGGATGATATCATTTCAAATGATGCAAAATTGCCTGAAAACTTACCGCACTTAAAACAAAAAGTGCTAGAATTGCACCAATTTTATTTAAGTGAATCGAGAAAGAAAAATGTCTGA
- the yacG gene encoding DNA gyrase inhibitor YacG has translation MSDEIFEVPCPTCQKPVLWTQESQFRPFCSKRCQLIDLGEWAAEEKAIPSDTADFAMDPNLSDEWSIK, from the coding sequence ATGTCTGATGAAATTTTTGAAGTCCCCTGCCCGACATGCCAAAAGCCTGTACTTTGGACACAGGAAAGCCAATTTCGCCCTTTTTGTAGCAAACGTTGCCAACTCATTGATTTAGGGGAATGGGCTGCAGAAGAAAAAGCCATTCCAAGTGATACTGCAGATTTTGCTATGGATCCCAATCTCAGTGATGAATGGAGTATCAAATGA
- a CDS encoding GNAT family N-acetyltransferase gives MSLQHHDNGEQGEFFLLDEQGKKIAKLTYFYEKPDTINANHTFVDDSLRGQGVADKLYQALIHFIQAKKLTLHPTCSYIARKWERTQSAKSQA, from the coding sequence ATGAGTCTTCAGCATCACGATAATGGTGAACAGGGCGAGTTTTTCTTGCTCGATGAGCAAGGCAAGAAAATCGCGAAACTCACCTATTTTTATGAAAAACCCGATACCATTAATGCTAATCATACATTTGTTGATGATTCTCTTCGAGGGCAAGGTGTGGCAGACAAACTCTATCAAGCCTTAATTCATTTCATCCAGGCTAAAAAGCTCACTTTGCACCCAACTTGTAGCTATATTGCAAGAAAATGGGAGCGAACCCAATCAGCTAAATCACAAGCTTAA